The nucleotide window TAAAATGTATAGTTATTTTAACGATATATACTGAGACCAATAGGCCTATATCATATTACGCTTTGCTATGATAAATCCCACGTGGCGGTCTAACTACAATGCGTTCAACAGATAATGTTATAATCTATGTAACATGTTGATGTAGATTATAGAACATCCCTAAAAAGACGCATGTCCACAATGCAACTCTTCTGTGTTGTTGTCTCCGGAGCGTCTCTGCGTGTCTCCGTGCAGGACAACATGGTCGGACACGGGACTGGGGGCCACGCCCCCGCTCTGACATGTGCCACGCCCCCACTCTGACGTAGGCCGCCGTCCGCCCACTCAGGTTCCTTATCTGCAGGAGGGCCCGCCTCCCGGCATACAGCTCCGCTACACGTGAGGCTCATGTGACAGAGGCAGTCGGAGCAAGAATCGGATGGTTTATTGAACCCGTCGCTCcgtcctcccccactctcccagCGTCTCCCAGCGGGACCGCCTCTCCTCCGTTGACGTGGACACACCGTGCGCTCTCGCGGATTCCTCCGTTCAATTGATgctcactttttcttttttttaatacattgttatttatttttggagaCGCTTTTTATTTGTCTAGACCCGGCGGGTTCAGTAAATTCGCAGTCTCACTGAAGTCACAGTTAGTTTGACTGCGCATCAGGAGCCGAGAGAATGGAGCGTGTGTCGAGCGCTCCACCGCCGCTACTCACCGCGCACACTGCGGCTGACCTGGGGGACATGCAGGGGTAAGTTCCTCACGGACACCGGTCCTGGGGTCCTCTAGCGGAATGGTCCTGGGGTACTCTAGTCTAGCACACTGGTCCTGGGGGTCCTCCACTCGACCGATCCTGGAGAATTCCAGCCGAACGGTACTGGGGTCCTCTAGCCTCTAGCGGACTGGTCCTGCGGGCTTACCCCGGACCGCTCCTGGGGTCCTCTACCGGAACGGTCTGGGGGTCCACCTCCAGACCGGTCCACCTGTCCAACTGACAGTTACTCTGAGCTCTAACTCTTCTGTAGTTCTGCGTCActgaatgtttgtgttttcttcgTCTCAGGATGGACTTCCCCATGTACGTTTATAAATCGAGGCGAGGAATGAAACGGGGCGAGGAGAGCAAGGTCTGTTTGTTATGAATATCACTTCGGTCTTTTGAACTTACtttgaataaatacatgttgattatttatttttttccaatttgtatttaaagtagtaaactacatttcagttttttttcccACGGCCCCAAATAAGTGGTTGACCTCATTTACCGATGACATAACTAATCCAGCCCAGCCTGCTTATCTGTGTGTTATCTGTCACAGCCCGGTTCCTTATTTGCTGTATTTACCGGTCGTGTTGTCATTTGCAGGAAACCTACAAACTGCCTCACAGACTCATCGAGAAGAAACGGCGCGACCGGATAAACGAGTGCATCGCTCAGTTGAAAGATTTGTTACCGGAGCACCTCAAACTCACGGTGAGTTCCCACCGTGGACGCATAACGGGGACGGCTCATGTTTCTGTCGGTCTTTGCTGACCGACACCGCCCAGTGGCGATGGCGTGCTTCTACACCCGCAATTGGCTGTACGTGAAGACGATACCCAGATATTTACAGTATGCTCGTTTTTGCAGGCTATTGTCACGGCCTATTATTAGTGTGGAAATTCATCAGGGAGGACATCAACATTTACAAAAACGACACTGGGAATTTACAGTTGAGCTATGACCAGGAGGCCTGGCTAATGTACTTCCTGTGTGTCCCACTGTTGGCTCCTGCAGACTCTGGGCCATCTGGAGAAGGCTGTGGTCCTGGAACTGACGCTGAAACACGTCAAAGCCCTCACTTCActcctggagcagcagcagcagaagataCTGGCTCTGCAGAATGGCATGCAACTTGGTGAGTGGGATgccctagtacacacacacacacacacacacacacacacgtacatttgACTGCATGAAGGCTAGACAATTTCAGAGGTACATGCTGGTCTTCCAACATTTGACCTTGTTGCAGAAGAAGTCAGTCATACCTCGGGTGCATGACTTTAGACGTTACATGCTCCTTAAGAGGTCAGGGTAGGGTTCCCCAGCTCAGAGGAGATGTTTAGGTCGGGTTCTTCTGCTCGGAGGAGATGTTCAGGGTTCAGGTTCCTCTGCTCAGAGGAGATGTTGAGGGTTCAGGTTCCCCTGCTCCCGATGCTCACTCTGTGGTGTCTCTCCGcagaccccgcccccgccgTGGGCCAGCAGAAGGCGGAGGAGCTGTTCCGCTCCGGCTTCCACATGTGTGCCAAAGAGATGCTGCAGTACGTGGCCAGCTGGGAGACGGAGGGCGACTTGACCCCCGCCAACATGATCAACCACCTGCACCAGCTGGCCACCGAGGTGCTGCAGGGCCCGCCCCGAtcgccgccccccgcccccagccccagcccgcGGCCGCAGGACGCCCCCGCCGCACAGCAGCCGCACCACCAGGGGGCCCAGAAGGGCGCGGCCGACGGcctgccccccccgcccggcgAGGGCTACGGGAGGAACTGCGTGCCGGTGATCCAGCGGGCGTACCCCCCGGGAGGCAGCGAGCAGAGCGGCAgcgacacggacacggacagcGGCTACGGCGGCGAGCTGGAGAAGAGGCCCGACTACTACCTCCAGGAGGCGGGGCCTCTGAAGCGCTCGGCGGCAGAGCGCCACGGCCCCGCCTCCATCAAGcaggagggcggcggcggcggcggcggcggtggcggcggcggcggtgggccCCACCGTAAGCGGCCCCGCGTGGAGTCCTCTGAGGACGAGTCGCAGTCGGGGGCGGAGtcctcttcgtcgtcgtcgtcctccagcAGCCGCAGCTACATGAGCGTGtccccccaccagcccctgccgccggccccccaccccctctgcaTGCCCTTCTACCTGCTGCccccctccgccgcctcctACCTACCCATGCTGGAGAAGTGCTGGTACTCCGGCGCCATGCCCATGCTCTACCCCGGCATGGGGGCCCCCGGGGACAGGGCCGCGGCCCCCCAGCACCACCGCTCCTCCAGGGGGGCCTCTCCGTCCCCCAGCCACCCTCAGACCCCCATGGACTCCCCGGCCCTCCTCCAGGCCCTGAAGCTGgtgccccccctcaccctggaGACCAAAGACTAGAGagcggacgggggggggggggtcagacagagACCTGATGGAGGATCAAACAGAGACCTGACGGAGGTTCAGAGAGAGACCTGATGGAGGATCAGACAGAGACTTGACGGAGGATCAGACAGAGACCTGACGGAGGTTCAGACAGAGACCTGACGGAGGATCAAACAGAGACCTGACGGAGGTTCAGACAGAGACCTGACGGAGGATCAAACAGAGACCTGACGGAGGTTCAGAGAGAGACCTGATGGAGGATCAGACAAGACCTGACGGAGGATCAGACAGAGACCTGACGGGGGATCAAACAGAGACCTGATGGAGGATCAGACAAGACCTGACAGAGGATCAGACAGAGACCTGACGGAGGTTCAGAGAGAGACTTGATGGAGGATCAGACAAGACCTGACGGAGGATCAGACAGACCCTGACGGAGGTTCAGAGAGAGACCTGATGGAGGATCAGACAACACCTGACGGAGGTTCAGACAGAGACCTGACGTTGGATCAA belongs to Gadus morhua chromosome 13, gadMor3.0, whole genome shotgun sequence and includes:
- the LOC115557786 gene encoding class E basic helix-loop-helix protein 40; translated protein: MERVSSAPPPLLTAHTAADLGDMQGMDFPMYVYKSRRGMKRGEESKETYKLPHRLIEKKRRDRINECIAQLKDLLPEHLKLTTLGHLEKAVVLELTLKHVKALTSLLEQQQQKILALQNGMQLDPAPAVGQQKAEELFRSGFHMCAKEMLQYVASWETEGDLTPANMINHLHQLATEVLQGPPRSPPPAPSPSPRPQDAPAAQQPHHQGAQKGAADGLPPPPGEGYGRNCVPVIQRAYPPGGSEQSGSDTDTDSGYGGELEKRPDYYLQEAGPLKRSAAERHGPASIKQEGGGGGGGGGGGGGGPHRKRPRVESSEDESQSGAESSSSSSSSSSRSYMSVSPHQPLPPAPHPLCMPFYLLPPSAASYLPMLEKCWYSGAMPMLYPGMGAPGDRAAAPQHHRSSRGASPSPSHPQTPMDSPALLQALKLVPPLTLETKD